The DNA segment GACGCCCTGGTGCGCCGCACGGCGGACTCGTTTGGGCGCCTGGACGTGCTCGTGAACAGCGCCGCGACCTTCGAGTCAGGCCCGCTGCTGGGCATCCAGGAAGCGGAGTGGGACCGCGTACTGGCCGTGAACCTCAAGGGGCCCTTCCTGCTGGCCCAGGCGGCAGCGCCGCTGCTGCGCCAGGGTGGCGGCGGCTGCATCATCAACCTGGCGGACCTGTCGGCCTTCCAACCCTGGCCGGCCTACGCGCACCACAGCGTCTCGAAGGCAGGGCTGGTCCACCTCACGCGCGTGCTGGCGCGCGCGCTGGCCCCGGACATCCGGGTCAACTGCATTGCTCCGGGCACGGTGCTCCCCCCCGAGGACTACACTGACGAACAGATCAAGCAGAGTCGCGAGGCCTCGGCGCTCAAGCGGCTGGGCTCGCCTGACGACGTCGTCGAAGCTCTGCTCTTCCTGGTGCGGAGCGACTTCATCACCGGGCAGGTGCTCGTGGTGGACGGGGGAAGGATGCTGCTCTAGCGGTGTATCACCCCGCCATGCGAGGTCGCTGGATCACAGTCTCCCTGCTGGCCGCCGCGACCGCGGCCGGCTGCTCCGCGCTGCTCGCGGCGCAGGGCAGGGATTGCCCATCCATCGAGACGCTGCGCGCCTACCGCCCACCCGAGGCCAGCCGGGTGTACGCCGCGGACAGCTCGCTGGTCGCCGACCTCTCGCCCCAGCGCCGTATTGTCCTCGAGCTGGACGAGGTGCCCGCGCTGCTGCGCGACGGGTTCGTCGCGGTCGAGGACCGCCGCTTCTGGCAGCACGGCGGCGTCGACCTGCGCGGCGTCGTGCGCGCGGCCTGGCGCGACCTCACCTCGCTCTCCCTGCGGGAAGGCTTCAGCACCATCACCATGCAGGTGGTGCGCAATGTCTTCCCCGAGGAGCTCCCCTTCTCGGAGAAGCTGCGGCGCAAGACGTGCGAGGT comes from the Gemmatimonadota bacterium genome and includes:
- a CDS encoding SDR family oxidoreductase gives rise to the protein MELAGKVALVTGGARRLGRAFCLGLARAGADVVLHYFRSAEAAQHTAAEIVSLGRRVLTVPADVAQKAEVDALVRRTADSFGRLDVLVNSAATFESGPLLGIQEAEWDRVLAVNLKGPFLLAQAAAPLLRQGGGGCIINLADLSAFQPWPAYAHHSVSKAGLVHLTRVLARALAPDIRVNCIAPGTVLPPEDYTDEQIKQSREASALKRLGSPDDVVEALLFLVRSDFITGQVLVVDGGRMLL